A stretch of DNA from Lysinibacillus sp. B2A1:
TATTTCTTGGTCAACTGAGCGATATATCTTATAAATAGCTTCTTCCATGGTAACCCCTTTAGCATGTCCAATTTCTGAAGGCGTCGTTTGGGGATTGGGCGTTTCAGATTTTGCAACATCAGAAAAGTTAATTAATTGTATATAAACTTCATACTGATTATCTTTAAAATCTACACCGACTCCGTGGACATAATACATTCTTTGGGGTTCAGAGGCATCCCAACATCCAGAGAGTAACAGTGTCATGGTAAAGCAAATAGTTAAGATAATTTTTCTTTTCAATTTGTCATCCCTACTTTTAGAAGTTTGTATTTGAAAGTTGGTGCTGTAAGTTTAGACAAAAATATTGATAGTTATAAGAAAAAGGATATTTTTTAAAAAAAGGGGGGTCTAAAAGGATTCTAATTAAATTGGAAATGTGGATTTATACGTAAAAAAAGCCACTCATTTGAGTGCCCTCGTGATGGGTAGTCTCTTTTTGTGTTTGTAATTATCTGTGATGCAAAGTACAAGGAGAACGTCCAGTACCTTTTTATAATTGGTTAGGGGAAAGGGAGAGCCTCCTACAATCAATATTTAATAGACATGGTAATTTAGATAATTGGCTGGAATGGTAATCGCTATCAACTATAGGGAGTGATTGAAAAAACGGAGTTAATCAAACTAATGTTCATAGCGATTCCCCTTAAAATATTTTAGTATTCACTCAATAAGTTTAATCTATTCAATCAATTATTTCTAAAAGAAGATATGTAAATGACTCGAGATACAAAAAACAAACCAAAAAATGTTCAGTATAGTATTAGCATGATTTCCAATACTAAACCTGTTTCAAAAATACTTAGGAAGGAGGCTTTTATTAGTGAGATTTTTTACATGGGGTGTAATTGGAGCTGCTATTTTAGGTGTAGCTAGAGGGTTGCAAAATGGAACTCTTCAGCAATTCACGAAAAATATTTCGAACAAATTAAATCTACAGAACACACAACAAATGATGCAGCCACTACAACAAATGACACAACCATTGCATCAAATGACTCAGCCTTTACAACAGATGAACCAATCACAACAACAAATAAATCAATCGTCGCAACAGATGAAACAACCTTTACAAGTAGTGGCGAATAATTTAACAGGTAATTCATCAAAATAGTAAGGATATATGTACAAATTTTTCTACTACTATAGACCTGAACAGATATTGTTTTGGTCTATAGATTATTAACCAATCGCTATGACTTTGGGGGAGTCTGGAAAGTTCGGATTTCATAGCGATTGGTAATACGTAATAAAGTATTTACACTGGTAGTTTCGTTTATACTTGGTAAATCTTTGTCGATTAAAAAATCGTATACGAAAAATAATTTGGATAAAAATAAAATCTTCTTAATGAGGTGAATACATGAAAAAAATAATTTTAGGTACTTTTACGGCAGTACTTTCTACAGGATTATTATTTGGATGTGGAACAGCTAATGATGAAACGGAGCTAAATTCAACTGAAGCACCTTCTGAACAACAAGAAGATTTAAATCAAAATGATAACAAAAATGAACATAATAAAGAGTAGTATAAGGCCTGAGTTTCATCACGTTTGAATAGATGTTATAAATTAGTTACAATGAATAAAACTTACAAAGATCTCAAAAGTATAGAGATTCCCTATATGATGTAGTTTTAAAATTGGGGAATATTAAAAAGAAGTGCTATTTAAAAGATCACTCCATCATGGGTGGTCTTTTGTGCTTAAGGAGAGTCCAAAATAGGATCCTTTCGGCAGGCTTCCTTAAAATTGAGGAGGTCTCAATTTGATCGATCGAAGGTAATGAATGTTAATATAGGTAAATGCGTAGACTGTCAATCCTTACATAGCATAACCTATACCGAGATGGAAAGGAGAAAAAATAATGCGAAATTATTATGAAAAGTATGATAGAGATGACAGATATGATGATGACTATGACTATGACAGTTATGGAAGACGTCGTAGAAGAAGACGCCCACGTTATCAATACCCATTCTACCCGTTCTACCCATTTTATCCACCGTTCTATCCACCATACTATCGCCAACCATACAACCGTCCATACGGGTACTAATATAAATAATCTGCTCTTATTTAAAAACAGAAACGACAGAAACTTTATTTCAAATAATTTCTAAAATTGTGTGTGAGTATTTCTTTCTTCTACTCCAATGAATGCAAGAATTAGATTTATAAGTGAAATAAATATGAGCTTTTAGGAATTTGCCACTCGTTTGAAATTTATACTCATCTGGCACCTAAAGGTCTTGAGCAAATGAATCAAAGATGTCTACAGCACCTCGAGACATTTTCTCTGTAAGATGGACATAGCGGTCTTCGGTAATAGATGACCTGCTGTGTCCTAATCTTTTTTATACAGTTTTAATAAGTGTACCATTCTCGATTAATGTTGTTGCATGTGTGTGATGTAAGGTATGATAGTTAAATCTAATGTTTAATTTTTCTAGTATTATATATTTGATGACGCTTGGCGCACGATGCTAACCATTCTAGCAAACAATATAAAAGTGTTCTCTTTTGAGAATGCTTTATCTTTATTCAGCAGAAGACTCCCACCTCTACAGATGGTGAGATGAATGCGGTAGCCAAACACCTACTGAATGAAGATAAAGCCCCTGGCGGATGTCACGGATTTTTTAGTGTCAAATAGAAGAACATTATTTAAATAACGCCTAGTACGTTTCTACAATTAGTTAAAAGAAAAAGATAGCTATCTAGGGAAACGGGGATACATTTGATTCCCAAAGTCAGGAGAAAATGGTCTCATACCTGGGAAAAAGGGGCTTCCAACTGGAAAAAACGGGTTTATACCTGGGAAAAACGGACTCTAAGACACAAGTTTGAGATTTTTGCAAAGGGCGATTTTTAGGTAGTTCAACAATGATACGTAAACCCTACACAGCTACATCTTAAAAGGTGTGGTTTTTTATTGTAAATGTTTATAAAAATCAAAAAATTAGGTTAATAACTTAAAGAGGAGAAATTAGTTTTGAAGTATTAGGAAGAAACCAGGTTTTTATAAATTCGAAAATTAGATCATAAATTAATTAGTATATATAACCTTTTTTTACAATAACTACGAAACTATTCTTGACTACATTCGTATAGTAATTAATGACATAAAAGAAGGTGAGAAATTGAAGGTAGAACGTGTGGAACTGATGGACGCATTGAGAGGTTTTTCGCTAATCGGAATTTTAATAGCAAATATGCTGTATTTCCAATTTGGTTCATCAGGAGTAGAAATTATTGAATCGGCGAGTGGGCTTAATAAAGTAAGTTATTATTTTGTGAAAATTTTTGTAGAAGGGTCATTTTATCCGATTTTTGGTTTTGTATTTGGTTATGTTTTGATAAAAATGATTGAATCACGCGAGGCTTTGGGGGTAAAGTACAAAAATATTGTGTTTCGACGGGCAATTGGTCTATCTGTATTAGGGGCTATACATATTGCACTTGTATGGGAAGGAGACGTTTTATTAACATATGGCTCCACTCTTTTCATGTTGTTATTATTTTTCTTAAAGCGTCGTGTGAAAACATATTTTGTGTGGGGCTTTATTTTAACAGTAATCCTTGGAGTGGGGACTTTTTTTGGCAGCAGTTTTATACAGCTCGTAAAGCCTTTAACGGCAGCGGAAATCATGATTTACCAGAATGGTACATATGCAGAAATACTGACGCAACGATTAGGTGAATTTATTGTAGAGGGTGGTGGCTTTACACTATTATTTATCCTACCAATTGGCTGGCTTTTCTATGTTGGCATAAGCTTTCTTGCAGTTGGTCCATTTGTATTATTTGGAATGGGCATGGCAAAAAGGGGTGCATTTTATCAGTTAGAAAATAGCACTAAGGCATATAAAAAAGTGGCGCTACTCATACCCGTGGGGCTATTGCTGAAGGGGATCATTATTTTTGAAACGCCATACAGCTTATTTATTTTTTCGGCAGGGACATATGTGTTAGCGATTGGTTACATTGCCTTATTTGCATGTCTATTTAGTCGCTATCAAACGCAAATGAACCATTATTTTGCCCCAATTGGAAAATTATCGCTTACAAACTATTTAATGCAATCGATCATTTGTACAATTATTTTTTATGGATACGGTTTTGGGCTGTTTGGGAAATTGGGTATATTTGTTGGAATCCTTTTATCGGTCATCATTTATGGCATTCAGCTAAAAGCAAGTCAATACTATTTAAAGCGTTTTTCACTCGGTCCAGTAGAAACAATTTTAAGGTGGTTCGTTTATTTTAAAAATCCTAGGAAATTGGATTAAAATTGCGCATCAGATGGAGCTATGATGGTACTGACCACCTAGATTTCCTCAGGGGATACAAATAGGAAGTGCAATCTAGAGAATAGACTGAATGAGAATTGAAGGAGTTTCAGCAAACTATTGACCCCGCCTATAAATTAAATGTTTGGATTGATGGCAAAACATACAATGAAATCATAAAAACAATTAATTTTAATACGAATGAACGCAATTAATATACATTACTCAAAGAAGAACGAGGTTTTATGTCACTTTCTTGGTCTGTTACTTGTAAATAATCAATAACTGTAGCCATCTAACGGTGTCAAATTTGGTAAATGAATATGCATAACAGTAAAGCCAAGGTTTTGAGCCTAGGCTTTTTGTTTTCACTTCATTAAAAACCACTTTATCCCTTAGTAGTATATTTATAACCATCAAAGAATTTTCCAACAAAATAATACGCCCATATGATAAATTAAGATTTTTGTAAGAAATGAGAAAGAAAATAGATATTTTTAATGGATAAAATAAAAACATGGAAGAAGGAGGAAAAACATGACATACATCATTCAAACAAATAATTTAACAAAGATATATCAAGAAAAGGAAGTGGTTTCAAATGTGAACATGCATGTAAAAAAAGGAGAAATTTATGGTTTCTTGGGTCCTAATGGTGCGGGCAAAACAACTGTTATGCGAATGGTTATGAATTTAGTTAAACCCTCCAGTGGAGAAATTGAAATTTTTGGAGAGAAAGTGAATCCTCATTCCTATGAAATGCTAAAGCGTATGGGAAGTATCATTGAATATCCAGTTTTTTATGACAAATTAACAGCACATGAGATTTTAGATCTTCACTGTGAGTATATCGGGTATTATAACAAAGATGCAATCCGTTCTACTTTAGATTTGGTACAACTAAAAAATATTGAAAATAAGGCTGTAAAGGATTTTTCTTTAGGAATGAAGCAACGCCTTGGAATCGCTCGTGCAATTTTAACGAAACCTGAAGTATTGATTCTGGATGAACCAATAAATGGTTTAGATCCATTAGGAATAAAAGAATTTCGGAAACTTTTTCAGTTGTTAAGTAAAGAATATGGCATGACATTGTTAATATCCAGTCATATTCTCGGTGAAATGGAGCAGATTGCTGATACAATTGGTGTTATTAAGGATGGAAAGCTTATTGAAGAAGTATCAATGGAGAAGGTTCGCCTTCAAAAAACAGAGTATATCGAATTGAAAACAAATAATGTAAAAAAAGCCGCATATGAACTCCATAAAACGTTAAATATCACTAATTTCAAAGTGCTTAATGACACAACGATTCGTATTTATGATATGAAAACGTCCCAAGGAGAATTATCAAAAACGCTT
This window harbors:
- a CDS encoding DUF418 domain-containing protein, with the protein product MKVERVELMDALRGFSLIGILIANMLYFQFGSSGVEIIESASGLNKVSYYFVKIFVEGSFYPIFGFVFGYVLIKMIESREALGVKYKNIVFRRAIGLSVLGAIHIALVWEGDVLLTYGSTLFMLLLFFLKRRVKTYFVWGFILTVILGVGTFFGSSFIQLVKPLTAAEIMIYQNGTYAEILTQRLGEFIVEGGGFTLLFILPIGWLFYVGISFLAVGPFVLFGMGMAKRGAFYQLENSTKAYKKVALLIPVGLLLKGIIIFETPYSLFIFSAGTYVLAIGYIALFACLFSRYQTQMNHYFAPIGKLSLTNYLMQSIICTIIFYGYGFGLFGKLGIFVGILLSVIIYGIQLKASQYYLKRFSLGPVETILRWFVYFKNPRKLD
- a CDS encoding bacitracin ABC transporter ATP-binding protein, coding for MTYIIQTNNLTKIYQEKEVVSNVNMHVKKGEIYGFLGPNGAGKTTVMRMVMNLVKPSSGEIEIFGEKVNPHSYEMLKRMGSIIEYPVFYDKLTAHEILDLHCEYIGYYNKDAIRSTLDLVQLKNIENKAVKDFSLGMKQRLGIARAILTKPEVLILDEPINGLDPLGIKEFRKLFQLLSKEYGMTLLISSHILGEMEQIADTIGVIKDGKLIEEVSMEKVRLQKTEYIELKTNNVKKAAYELHKTLNITNFKVLNDTTIRIYDMKTSQGELSKTLVLNGVLVEEINKKDYSLEDYFLKIINGGEIHV